In Corynebacterium matruchotii, a single genomic region encodes these proteins:
- a CDS encoding ATP-binding cassette domain-containing protein: MFVTFQTILGYRKARKYRRDYVGYLFQDYALIPDQTVYDNINLAARPNKILSTKAMLTQIAQALDQVGLARCEHRTQQRVAIARLLVRPPKVVLADEPTGALDHDNSLRVIAHLRDLADGGASVVVATHSDLVADSADQHIKVA, translated from the coding sequence TTGTTCGTTACTTTTCAGACCATCCTGGGATATCGCAAAGCCCGAAAATACCGGCGCGACTATGTGGGTTACCTTTTTCAAGACTACGCCCTCATCCCAGACCAAACCGTCTACGACAACATCAACCTAGCCGCCCGACCCAACAAAATCCTCTCCACCAAAGCAATGCTCACCCAGATTGCCCAGGCACTAGACCAGGTGGGGCTGGCCAGATGCGAGCACCGAACTCAGCAGCGGGTCGCCATCGCCCGACTCCTCGTGCGGCCGCCCAAGGTAGTGCTCGCCGATGAACCCACCGGCGCGCTCGACCACGACAACTCCCTGCGGGTCATTGCTCACCTGCGCGACCTTGCCGACGGCGGCGCAAGCGTGGTCGTGGCCACCCACTCCGACCTCGTGGCCGACTCCGCCGACCAACACATTAAGGTCGCATGA
- a CDS encoding metallopeptidase family protein: protein MMEISDERFEELVDQALAQIPDEVHEHIKNVVFLIEDYNPRSPYILGQYTGVALPKRTFDHTGFLPDTIAIYRQALKDYCWSEDELIEQVRITVMHEIGHYFGLDEDDLHRLGYG, encoded by the coding sequence ATGATGGAGATCAGTGACGAGCGATTCGAGGAGCTTGTCGACCAGGCCCTCGCCCAGATTCCCGACGAGGTGCACGAGCACATCAAAAACGTGGTGTTTCTGATCGAGGACTATAATCCCCGCTCCCCCTATATCTTGGGCCAGTACACCGGGGTGGCGTTGCCTAAACGCACTTTCGATCATACGGGTTTTCTGCCCGATACGATTGCGATTTACCGCCAGGCCCTGAAGGATTATTGTTGGTCCGAGGATGAGCTTATAGAACAGGTGCGCATTACGGTGATGCACGAAATCGGCCACTATTTTGGCTTGGATGAGGACGATCTCCACCGCCTAGGCTACGGCTAA
- a CDS encoding septum formation family protein yields the protein MKKTWRTTDVLRILIVAVLAAAAAFGGYYLMSPTKNSDGKTTHASKADDGKSTKPGVASFTSADAGSCLTWQDSGTTITAFEQTDCGGPHRFEVSSREDLSTYPSSEFGAKAAMPNTTRQAQLREELCMDPTMKYLGGTFDPLGRYSVASILPPQAAWNAGDRTLLCGIQATDEAGKVITTNGKVAQQDQARIFGVGECVAVDGANSEKQIDCAQPHQLEVTQIVDLLQVFPNNTPSIEDQDNHLRTVCTQAAKDYIGGDDQLYKSTLQPLWATIPANSWDRGSHSVNCSLMFNDNGHLGTLAGSVKGQFTINGQPPAERPDRAPIVNPEALQSVQPKPQ from the coding sequence ATGAAAAAAACTTGGCGTACCACGGATGTCCTTCGCATTCTCATTGTGGCAGTATTAGCAGCCGCCGCGGCGTTCGGAGGCTACTACCTGATGTCCCCCACAAAAAACAGTGACGGGAAGACCACACACGCCAGTAAGGCCGATGACGGCAAATCCACGAAACCAGGTGTAGCATCCTTCACTTCTGCGGATGCGGGATCTTGCCTTACCTGGCAAGATAGCGGCACCACCATTACCGCTTTCGAACAAACGGACTGCGGCGGCCCCCACCGGTTTGAGGTTTCCTCCCGGGAAGATTTATCCACCTACCCCAGCTCCGAGTTTGGGGCGAAAGCCGCGATGCCGAATACAACCCGGCAGGCCCAATTGCGGGAGGAATTGTGCATGGACCCCACGATGAAGTATTTGGGGGGCACGTTCGACCCATTGGGGCGGTATTCGGTGGCGTCGATTTTGCCACCGCAGGCCGCCTGGAATGCGGGTGACCGAACCTTGTTGTGTGGCATTCAGGCCACGGATGAGGCGGGCAAGGTGATTACTACCAACGGCAAGGTGGCGCAGCAGGACCAGGCCCGGATTTTCGGGGTGGGCGAGTGCGTGGCCGTGGATGGCGCAAACTCCGAAAAGCAGATTGATTGCGCGCAACCTCACCAGTTGGAGGTCACCCAGATCGTGGATTTGTTGCAGGTGTTCCCCAATAACACCCCGTCGATTGAGGACCAGGATAATCACCTGCGCACGGTGTGCACTCAGGCGGCGAAGGATTACATTGGTGGCGACGACCAGCTTTATAAGTCCACGTTGCAGCCGCTGTGGGCGACGATTCCGGCAAATTCGTGGGATCGCGGTTCGCACAGCGTGAACTGTTCCCTCATGTTTAACGACAACGGCCACCTGGGCACATTGGCTGGCTCGGTGAAGGGCCAGTTCACGATCAATGGGCAGCCGCCCGCGGAGCGCCCGGATCGTGCCCCCATTGTGAACCCCGAGGCGCTTCAGTCCGTGCAGCCGAAACCCCAGTAG